The following are from one region of the Corylus avellana chromosome ca1, CavTom2PMs-1.0 genome:
- the LOC132190768 gene encoding cationic amino acid transporter 6, chloroplastic-like, giving the protein MESHRSSFSSARTYLRALAQTPARLARRAGSVSTTFEEVSRVKARSGPDMRRTLRWYDLVGLGIGGMVGAGVFVTTGRASSQVAGPAVVISYAIAGLCALLSAFCYTEFAVDLPVAGGAFSYIRVTFGEFAAFLTGTNLVMDYVMSNAAVARSFTAYLGTAFGISTAKWRLTVHSIPVGFNQIDIVAVVVVLIITLVICYSTRESSVVNMVLTVLHILFISFIIVVGFWQGEWSNFIEPADPKHHKSGFFPYGASGVFNGAAMVYISYIGYDAVSTMAEEVRDPVKDIPIGVSGSVIIVTFLYCLMAASMSMLLPYDMIDADAPFSAAFRGNKNGLGWVSNVIGAGASFGILTSLLVAMLGQARYMCVIGRSSVVPAWFARVHPKTSTPVNASTFLGIFTAAIALFTDLNVLLNLISIGTLFVFYMVANAVIYRRYVVLGTTNPRPTLSFLCSLTLTSIIFTLVWHFVPHGKPKAFMLGACGVVALAILQIFHWMVPQARKPEFWGVPWMPWIPSLSIFLNVFLLGSLDGPSYVRFGLFSAIVVIVYVFYSVHASFDAEEDGFLGQKNGGIRMESRESEDLYLKV; this is encoded by the exons ATGGAGAGCCACCGCTCGTCCTTCTCGAGCGCCCGAACTTACCTCCGAGCCCTGGCTCAGACTCCGGCCCGCCTGGCCCGCCGAGCAGGCTCGGTGTCCACGACCTTCGAGGAAGTGAGCCGGGTCAAGGCCCGGTCCGGACCCGACATGCGGAGAACGCTGCGCTGGTACGACCTCGTCGGGCTCGGCATCGGCGGCATGGTCGGCGCCGGAGTATTCGTCACCACCGGCCGAGCTTCCAGCCAGGTCGCTGGCCCCGCCGTCGTTATTTCCTACGCCATTGCCGGCCTCTGTGCCCTTCTCTCCGCCTTCTGCTACACCGAGTTCGCCGTCGACCTGCCAGTCGCCGGCGGCGCCTTCAGCTATATCCGCGTCACGTTCGGTGAGTTTGCGGCGTTCCTGACCGGCACGAACCTCGTGATGGACTATGTGATGTCGAACGCCGCCGTGGCGAGAAGTTTCACCGCCTATCTGGGTACAGCCTTCGGAATCTCGACCGCCAAATGGCGTCTCACCGTCCATTCAATCCCTGTTGGGTTCAACCAAATCGACATCGTCGCCGTCGTCGTCGTTCTGATAATCACCCTCGTAATCTGCTACAG CACGAGAGAAAGCTCAGTGGTGAACATGGTGTTGACAGTGCTACACATTCTGTTCATATCGTTTATTATAGTGGTGGGGTTTTGGCAAGGGGAGTGGAGTAATTTCATCGAGCCGGCTGACCCGAAACATCACAAATCCGGGTTCTTCCCCTACGGGGCTTCCGGCGTGTTCAATGGGGCGGCCATGGTTTACATCAGCTACATCGGATACGACGCCGTTTCCACCATGGCCGAGGAAGTCCGTGACCCCGTCAAGGACATTCCTATCGGCGTCTCGGGCTCCGTTATCATTGTCACCTTTCTCTACTGCCTCATGGCGGCTTCAATGTCCATGCTCCTCCCATACGACATG ATCGACGCGGATGCGCCGTTTTCGGCGGCGTTCAGGGGGAATAAGAACGGGTTGGGATGGGTATCGAACGTGATCGGCGCGGGAGCCAGCTTCGGGATCCTGACGTCGTTGTTGGTGGCGATGCTGGGCCAGGCTCGGTACATGTGTGTGATCGGACGGTCCAGCGTGGTCCCCGCCTGGTTCGCTAGGGTCCACCCCAAGACATCTACGCCTGTCAACGCCTCCACTTTTCTTG GAATCTTCACGGCAGCGATTGCCCTCTTCACAGACCTAAATGTCCTTCTCAACCTTATATCGATCGGCACCCTATTCGTCTTCTACATGGTGGCGAATGCCGTGATCTATAGACGCTACGTTGTGCTGGGGACGACAAATCCGCGCCCGACCTTGTCATTCTTATGCTCATTAACTCTCACCTCCATCATATTCACCCTTGTTTGGCATTTTGTACCACACGGCAAGCCCAAGGCCTTCATGCTAGGTGCCTGTGGTGTAGTTGCACTTGCAATATTACAGATTTTTCACTGGATGGTCCCTCAAGCTAGGAAGCCAGAGTTCTGGGGTGTCCCATGGATGCCATGGATACCTTCCCTATCAATCTTCTTGAACGTATTTTTGCTGGGGTCTCTGGATGGGCCATCGTATGTGCGGTTCGGATTGTTTTCAGCTATTGTGGTGATTGTATATGTGTTTTACAGTGTTCATGCTAGCTTTGATGCTGAAGAAGATGGGTTTCTTGGTCAAAAAAATGGTGGAATTCGTATGGAATCAAGAGAAAGTGAAGACCTTTACCTTAAAGTGTAA